The following coding sequences lie in one Fusibacter sp. A1 genomic window:
- a CDS encoding chemotaxis response regulator protein-glutamate methylesterase, with product MQKIKVLVIDDSMLFREALTRGLESDAAIKVVAKANDPYDAIGKIELFDPDVITCDVQMPKMDGIEFIRQLLPQHKVPVIVVSAIDYAVFDAMRVGAVDFVTKPDTNAGISHRQFIDEVIKKVKEASQASVHTYKDPSPNAVDHVVSKDINVIAIGASTGGTEAIYHILKGLPKNSPGIVVVQHIPPAFSTMFALRLDKNTHFNVKEAKTGDLVLPGMVLVAPGDQHLELTDISGSLRVKLKKGPKVSGHCPSVDVLFDSVAKVCKKKAIGVILTGMGYDGAKGLLRMKRYGAVTIGQNSESSVVYGMPKAAFEVGAVTKQASLELIAHTIIKYLK from the coding sequence TTGCAAAAGATAAAAGTATTGGTAATCGACGATAGCATGTTGTTCAGAGAAGCGCTGACGCGTGGACTTGAATCCGATGCAGCTATTAAGGTCGTAGCTAAAGCGAATGATCCATATGATGCGATCGGTAAAATTGAATTGTTTGATCCAGATGTGATTACTTGTGATGTCCAAATGCCTAAAATGGATGGTATTGAATTTATAAGACAGCTGCTTCCCCAGCACAAGGTACCGGTTATTGTTGTAAGTGCAATCGATTATGCGGTTTTTGACGCCATGCGTGTGGGTGCAGTTGATTTTGTGACCAAACCCGATACGAATGCGGGAATAAGCCATAGGCAATTCATTGATGAAGTCATCAAGAAAGTCAAGGAAGCGTCACAAGCAAGTGTGCATACCTATAAAGATCCTTCTCCAAATGCTGTGGATCACGTGGTCTCAAAGGATATCAACGTCATAGCGATCGGCGCATCCACTGGTGGTACAGAAGCCATCTATCATATACTTAAAGGACTACCGAAAAACTCGCCTGGCATAGTGGTTGTACAGCATATACCACCTGCATTTTCTACAATGTTCGCCCTTAGGCTTGACAAGAATACGCATTTTAACGTAAAAGAAGCGAAAACAGGCGACCTGGTTTTACCTGGAATGGTGCTTGTTGCTCCCGGAGATCAACATCTCGAACTGACCGACATATCGGGGTCGCTTCGGGTGAAGTTGAAAAAGGGTCCTAAAGTAAGTGGTCACTGTCCGTCTGTCGATGTACTTTTTGATTCGGTAGCGAAAGTGTGCAAAAAAAAGGCCATAGGTGTGATACTTACAGGCATGGGATATGACGGGGCAAAAGGCCTACTTAGGATGAAGCGGTACGGAGCGGTTACCATAGGTCAAAATAGTGAAAGTTCAGTCGTATACGGCATGCCGAAAGCGGCTTTTGAAGTTGGTGCAGTAACAAAGCAAGCATCGCTTGAACTGATTGCACATACGATCATAAAATATTTAAAATGA
- a CDS encoding protein-glutamate O-methyltransferase CheR encodes MLTITDEEFNKITALIKREYGINLKSEKRALVLGRLQKVLAQLGIDNFSDYYSYVTSDITGKALGTLVDKISTNHTYFMREKDHFDYFSKVVLPYVVGKVRDRDLRIWCAASSTGEEAYTLAVLLKEFFAQEGKYWDTKILATDISEEALQTAKLGIYSKERVEPLPKYWLHSYFDDYDKNSLVFKPEIRNEVIYRRFNLMDAKFPFKKKFHVIFIRNVMIYFDNDTKTRLIEKLYHSMENGGYLFIGHSESIPRHPNRFKYIRPAVYRKLE; translated from the coding sequence ATGTTAACAATTACAGACGAAGAGTTCAACAAAATAACAGCTCTTATAAAAAGGGAATACGGAATCAATTTGAAATCTGAAAAGCGAGCGCTTGTACTCGGGCGATTGCAGAAGGTTTTGGCTCAGCTTGGAATCGACAATTTTAGCGACTACTACTCTTATGTTACCAGCGATATCACAGGAAAAGCCCTCGGAACACTTGTGGATAAGATATCCACCAACCATACTTATTTTATGAGGGAGAAAGATCACTTTGATTATTTTTCAAAAGTCGTTCTTCCTTATGTAGTCGGCAAGGTAAGGGACAGGGACTTGAGGATTTGGTGTGCGGCTAGTTCCACAGGAGAAGAAGCGTATACCCTTGCGGTACTGCTTAAGGAATTCTTCGCACAGGAGGGTAAATACTGGGACACGAAGATACTTGCGACCGATATATCGGAAGAGGCTCTACAAACTGCAAAACTGGGTATCTATTCAAAAGAAAGAGTGGAACCGCTTCCTAAATATTGGTTGCACAGCTATTTTGACGACTACGATAAAAACAGTTTAGTCTTTAAACCGGAAATCAGGAACGAAGTCATCTATCGACGATTCAATCTGATGGATGCCAAGTTTCCCTTTAAAAAGAAATTTCATGTGATTTTTATCAGAAATGTGATGATCTACTTTGACAATGATACAAAAACCAGGTTAATTGAAAAGCTCTATCACTCGATGGAGAATGGCGGTTATCTCTTTATCGGCCATTCGGAATCGATCCCCAGGCATCCAAATAGGTTTAAGTACATACGTCCGGCAGTATACCGCAAGTTAGAATAA
- a CDS encoding methyl-accepting chemotaxis protein translates to MNWYRNMNIGKKLIIGFLVVAVIAGIIGYVGLSSINKIGKENLPNVVNLQQALMHYTNIGVLQEELINPLSIYEDRLVFYKDIEENTTLYNEFISEFLSGKLTDQEQEHWDQISSNYEVWEGHYKDFKEELNKLDSIGIDVPASLRLEISMRKQDHINWIWGLEKTIESEKEFTGGLDSNLCAFGVWLGSYETNSESFTALMQEIRTPHDAVHDTGKRINELIKKGDQVSLDEAQAIYDNESSEYMVEVLAILDQMEAIARSADEIYTELTIEMSEDLDPAFVETATNIENLADLNIDYANKEVSKAVIMITGFIVGGITISVILGVFISNLIKKPINEMVIASEQLAQGNLDVAINVTSKDEIGTLAKAFKKMTLNFNEVMSNISAASEQVASGSVQVSDSSMSLSQGATEQASSIEQLTASIQEIASQTKLNADNANEANNLAASAMLNANQGNSQMKDMLSSMDEINESSNNISKIIKVIDEIAFQTNILALNAAVEAARAGQHGKGFAVVAEEVRNLAARSANAAKETTAMIEGSIRKVEGGTKIANETAVALVQIVEGVEKVSHLVGDIAAASNDQAISVDQINVGISQIADVVQTTSATSEETAAASEELSSQADLLKQQVARFKLRRSQGGLSRHDQYDDYNRMDGSTDENEHPIRESVKIVLSDQEFGKY, encoded by the coding sequence ATGAATTGGTATCGGAATATGAATATTGGTAAGAAATTGATCATCGGTTTTTTAGTGGTCGCCGTCATTGCCGGAATCATCGGCTATGTGGGTCTTAGCTCCATCAATAAGATAGGAAAAGAAAACCTGCCGAACGTGGTGAATTTACAGCAGGCGCTCATGCACTACACGAATATCGGTGTCTTGCAGGAAGAACTGATCAATCCCCTGTCCATCTATGAGGACAGGTTGGTGTTCTATAAGGATATCGAGGAGAACACGACGCTTTACAATGAGTTTATCAGTGAATTCTTAAGCGGTAAACTGACAGATCAGGAACAGGAGCACTGGGACCAGATTAGCAGCAACTATGAAGTATGGGAAGGACACTACAAAGACTTTAAAGAGGAACTCAACAAGCTGGACAGCATAGGCATCGATGTTCCAGCATCCTTAAGGCTTGAAATATCAATGAGAAAACAAGATCACATCAATTGGATCTGGGGACTTGAAAAGACCATTGAAAGCGAAAAGGAGTTTACAGGAGGACTTGATTCAAATCTGTGCGCGTTCGGTGTGTGGTTAGGAAGTTATGAAACAAACAGTGAGTCGTTCACAGCGCTAATGCAAGAGATAAGAACACCTCATGATGCTGTCCACGATACTGGCAAACGAATCAATGAACTGATCAAAAAAGGCGATCAGGTGAGTTTAGATGAAGCACAGGCCATTTATGACAACGAATCCTCAGAATATATGGTTGAGGTGCTTGCAATCCTTGATCAAATGGAAGCGATAGCCAGATCGGCTGACGAAATCTATACAGAACTGACAATAGAAATGTCAGAAGACTTGGATCCTGCCTTTGTAGAGACAGCAACTAATATTGAGAACCTAGCAGACCTGAATATCGACTATGCGAACAAAGAAGTCTCTAAAGCCGTGATCATGATTACAGGCTTCATCGTAGGGGGCATCACCATATCGGTCATTTTAGGTGTTTTTATCTCCAACCTTATTAAAAAACCGATCAATGAAATGGTTATCGCATCCGAGCAGCTGGCACAGGGCAATCTGGATGTGGCGATCAATGTGACATCCAAGGACGAAATCGGAACACTTGCGAAAGCATTCAAGAAGATGACGCTCAACTTCAATGAAGTCATGTCGAACATAAGCGCGGCTTCAGAGCAGGTGGCATCTGGCTCTGTGCAAGTTTCTGATTCGAGCATGTCCCTATCTCAGGGTGCCACTGAGCAAGCGAGTTCAATCGAACAGCTGACCGCTTCAATCCAGGAGATCGCTTCTCAAACAAAACTGAATGCGGATAATGCAAATGAAGCCAACAATCTGGCTGCAAGCGCGATGCTAAACGCCAATCAAGGAAATTCGCAGATGAAGGACATGCTGAGCTCGATGGATGAAATCAACGAATCGTCCAATAATATCTCAAAAATCATCAAGGTCATCGACGAGATCGCCTTCCAAACCAATATCTTGGCTCTTAACGCCGCAGTCGAAGCCGCTAGGGCCGGACAGCATGGTAAAGGGTTTGCCGTAGTGGCAGAAGAGGTAAGAAACCTTGCAGCAAGGTCTGCTAATGCTGCAAAAGAGACAACCGCTATGATTGAAGGATCCATCCGAAAAGTCGAAGGTGGTACCAAAATCGCCAATGAAACCGCTGTTGCACTAGTGCAGATCGTTGAAGGCGTTGAAAAAGTCTCACATCTTGTAGGGGATATCGCCGCCGCATCGAATGATCAGGCAATCAGTGTCGACCAGATCAATGTAGGCATATCACAAATTGCGGATGTGGTGCAAACCACTTCGGCAACTTCTGAAGAAACTGCCGCTGCAAGCGAAGAGCTATCCTCTCAGGCGGATCTGTTAAAACAACAGGTGGCCAGATTTAAGCTAAGACGGTCACAAGGTGGATTATCAAGACACGATCAATACGACGACTATAACCGAATGGATGGCTCGACGGATGAAAACGAACACCCAATCAGGGAATCGGTCAAAATAGTATTAAGTGATCAAGAGTTCGGAAAATACTAG
- a CDS encoding chemotaxis protein CheW, whose translation MTQENNMLLLEEEDTIKGKYLTFDLEEEVYGLEIEYVTEIIGILPITIVPDLPEYIRGIINLRGRIIPVMDMRLRFNKEFVQYNERTCIVVIDMKDYAVGLIVDSVSEVTTILEEDIVEQPMLSTGTNNRYIKSLGKVEDHVKLLLDCERLLNEENFSQLTS comes from the coding sequence ATGACACAGGAAAATAACATGCTCCTATTGGAGGAGGAAGATACGATTAAGGGGAAGTACCTGACCTTCGACCTTGAAGAAGAAGTATATGGCCTGGAAATCGAATACGTGACAGAGATCATTGGAATACTTCCTATCACGATTGTTCCAGATTTACCCGAGTATATCAGAGGAATCATCAATCTCAGAGGCAGAATCATTCCTGTGATGGATATGAGGCTGAGATTCAACAAGGAGTTTGTGCAGTATAATGAGCGCACTTGCATCGTTGTGATAGACATGAAGGATTACGCTGTAGGGCTGATTGTCGACAGCGTCTCAGAGGTTACAACAATACTTGAGGAAGACATCGTAGAACAGCCGATGTTAAGCACGGGTACCAACAACCGGTATATTAAAAGTTTGGGGAAAGTCGAGGATCATGTGAAATTGCTGCTTGACTGTGAAAGACTGTTGAATGAGGAAAACTTCAGCCAGTTGACTAGTTGA